From one Solanum stenotomum isolate F172 chromosome 12, ASM1918654v1, whole genome shotgun sequence genomic stretch:
- the LOC125846775 gene encoding phytochrome E isoform X1, which produces MESQSSKNRRGGRTSMNQNNQNNNKDSGFSTSSAASNMKNNASKAALAQYNADAKLMAEFEQSSVSGKSFDYSKSVPYPPQETNEEEITSYLSRIQRGGLVQPFGCMVAIEEPTFKIIGYSENCFDMLGFKPTKMKLGLIGVDARTLFTPSSGDSLAKVMASREISLLNPIWVHSRTTHKPFYAILHRIDVGIVIDLEPANSSDPALLLAGAVQSQKLAVRSISRLQSLPGGDIGVLCDTAVEDVQKLTGYDRVMVYKFHDDNHGEIVSEIRRSDLEPYLGLHYPATDIPQAARFLFKQNRVRMICDCNAQPVKVVQSEELKQPICLVNSTLRSPHECHSKYMANMGSISSLVMAVLINSGDSMKLWGLIVCHHTSPRYVPFPLRYACEFFTQAFGLQLNMELQLASQLAEKKTLQMQTLLCDMLLRDVPFGVVTQSPSIMDLVKCDGAALYSGGKCWLLGVTPTEAQVKDIAQWLLVAHKDSTGLSTDCLADAGYPGAALLGDAVCGMATARITSKDFLFWFRSHTAKEVKWGGAKHHPDDKDDGGKMHPRSSFNAFLEVVKSRSLPWEIPEINAIHSLQIIMRESIQENENSSLKTLTTSQQNDADGPSMDELSSVAMEMVRLIETATAPIFGVDPSGLINGWNEKIADLTGLHASEAVGMSLINDITHEDSRGTVEKVLHRALLGEEEKNVEIKLRRFGKDPPGLVIYLVTNTCTSRDHKNGVVGVCFVAQDVTPEKSVMDKFIQLRGDYEAIVQSLSPLIPPIFASDENACCSEWNAAMERLTGWTKYEVMGRTLPGEVFGGLCRLTGQDALTKFMILFYQAISGHETKKLPFGFFNRTGEFVEVFLTANKRTDEHGNICGCFCFLQPTTVDPEASDERQDYKDSLSKFKEYAYVLQQMKNPLNGIQFTHKLLEATGVSDNQKQLLETSEACEKQILSVIDNMDFGGIEDGSKVELNMEEFVLGNVVDAIVSQVMIFLKEKNLQLLHDIPDQIKTLPLYGDQIKLQRVLSDFLLSVVHHAPSPDGWVEIKVLPGLKLIQDGNELIHLQFRMTHPGQGLPAALIDDMSGERNRWTTQEGIALNVSQKLLNVMNGRVRYVREEDKCYFLIDVELQTSKPTQHGPKLEVTQEMKI; this is translated from the exons ATGGAGTCACAGAGTAGTAAAAacagaagaggaggaagaacaTCCATGAACCAGAATAAccaaaacaacaacaaagatTCCGGCTTTTCTACTTCTTCTGCTGCCAGTAACATGAAGAATAACGCCAGTAAGGCTGCCCTGGCTCAGTATAATGCTGATGCAAAGTTAATGGCTGAGTTTGAGCAGTCTAGTGTCTCTGGTAAGTCTTTTGATTATTCAAAATCAGTTCCTTATCCACCACAGGAAActaatgaagaagaaatcacTTCTTATCTTTCAAGAATTCAGAGGGGTGGGCTTGTTCAACCATTTGGTTGTATGGTTGCTATTGAGGAACCCACTTTCAAGATTATAGGTTACAGTGAGAATTGCTTTGATATGTTGGGGTTTAAGCCTACAAAGATGAAATTAGGTCTGATTGGTGTTGATGCTAGAACCCTTTTTACCCCTTCTTCAGGGGATTCATTGGCTAAAGTTATGGCTTCTAGGGAAATTTCTTTGTTGAACCCTATATGGGTTCATTCTAGGACTACCCATAAGCCCTTTTATGCTATACTTCACAGGATTGATGTGGGCATTGTGATTGATTTGGAACCTGCTAATTCTAGTGATCCTGCATTGCTGCTTGCTGGGGCAGTGCAGTCACAAAAACTGGCGGTACGGTCAATATCTAGGTTGCAGTCACTCCCTGGTGGAGATATAGGGGTTCTATGTGATACAGCTGTGGAAGATGTGCAGAAGCTGACTGGATATGATAGGGTAATGGTCTATAAGTTCCATGATGATAATCATGGTGAAATTGTGTCTGAGATTAGGAGATCAGACTTGGAACCTTATTTGGGTTTGCATTATCCTGCAACAGATATCCCACAAGCTGCTCGCTTCTTGTTTAAACAGAACAGAGTTAGGATGATATGTGATTGTAATGCGCAGCCTGTTAAGGTTGTTCAGAGTGAAGAACTAAAGCAGCCTATCTGCTTGGTTAATTCGACTCTTAGATCACCTCATGAATGCCATAGCAAGTATATGGCCAACATGGGATCTATATCGTCATTGGTGATGGCAGTTCTTATCAATAGCGGTGATTCAATGAAGCTTTGGGGTTTGATTGTCTGTCATCACACTTCTCCTCGGTATGTGCCTTTCCCACTTCGATATGCATGCGAATTCTTCACACAGGCATTTGGCTTGCAGCTTAATATGGAGCTTCAATTGGCATCACAGTTGGCAGAGAAGAAAACTCTCCAAATGCAGACCTTACTATGTGACATGCTTCTTCGAGATGTTCCATTTGGCGTTGTAACACAATCCCCTAGTATTATGGACCTTGTGAAGTGTGATGGAGCTGCACTTTATTCTGGTGGAAAATGTTGGTTGCTTGGGGTGACACCAACTGAAGCACAAGTTAAAGATATTGCACAGTGGTTACTAGTTGCTCATAAGGACTCTACAGGTTTAAGTACTGACTGTCTTGCAGATGCTGGTTATCCTGGTGCGGCTTTACTGGGAGATGCTGTTTGTGGCATGGCTACTGCGAGAATTACTTCCAAGGATTTTCTATTCTGGTTCAGGTCTCACACAGCTAAGGAAGTCAAGTGGGGAGGTGCTAAGCATCATCCAGATGATAAAGATGATGGAGGAAAAATGCACCCACGATCTTCATTTAATGCCTTTCTTGAAGTGGTTAAAAGCAGAAGTTTGCCATGGGAGATTCCGGAGATTAATGCCATTCATTCTCTACAAATCATAATGAGAGAATCAATCCAAGAGAATGAAAACAGCTCTCTAAAAACTTTGACTACTTCTCAACAGAATGATGCTGATGGGCCAAGCATGGATGAGCTTAGTTCTGTGGCAATGGAAATGGTTAGATTGATTGAGACAGCCACTGCTCCAATTTTTGGAGTTGATCCATCTGGCTTAATAAATGGATGGAATGAGAAGATTGCTGACTTAACAGGGTTGCATGCTAGTGAAGCTGTTGGAATGTCTCTCATTAATGATATTACTCATGAAGATTCACGTGGAACTGTTGAAAAAGTTCTACATAGAGCTCTGTTAG GTGAGGAGGAAAAAAATGTGGAAATAAAATTGCGAAGGTTTGGGAAAGATCCACCAGGATTAGTTATATACCTTGTGACCAATACTTGCACAAGCCGGGACCACAAAAATGGTGTTGTTGGTGTGTGCTTTGTGGCTCAAGATGTCACTCCTGAGAAATCTGTCATGGATAAATTCATTCAGTTGCGAGGAGATTATGAGGCTATTGTACAAAGTCTTAGTCCATTGATTCCACCAATATTTGCTTCTGATGAAAATGCTTGTTGTTCGGAGTGGAATGCAGCAATGGAAAGATTGACTGGTTGGACAAAATATGAGGTCATGGGGAGGACTCTTCCCGGTGAAGTTTTTGGTGGTCTTTGTCGTCTTACGGGACAAGATGCCCTTACAAAATTTATGATTCTTTTCTACCAAGCAATTAGTGGTCATGAAACCAAAAAGCTTCCATTTGGCTTTTTTAATAGGACAGGAGAGTTTGTGGAAGTGTTCCTAACAGCAAACAAGAGAACTGATGAGCATGGGAATATATGTGGGTGTTTCTGCTTCCTGCAGCCTACGACGGTTGACCCAGAGGCGTCAGATGAGAGACAAGACTATAAAGATTCCCTTTCGAAATTTAAAGAATATGCTTACGTACTACAGCAGATGAAAAATCCACTGAATGGAATCCAGTTTACCCATAAACTCCTTGAAGCAACCGGTGTTTCAGATAATCAGAAACAGCTTCTGGAGACAAGTGAAGCATGTGAGAAACAGATACTGTCTGTTATTGACaatatggattttggaggtaTAGAGGACGG CAGCAAAGTGGAGCTAAACATGGAGGAATTTGTTCTAGGAAATGTTGTGGATGCTATTGTGAGTCAAGTAAtgattttcttgaaagaaaagaaCTTACAGCTGCTGCATGATATCCCTGACCAGATCAAAACTCTTCCTCTATATGGTGATCAAATTAAGCTTCAGCGTGTTCTGTCAGATTTCTTGCTTAGTGTAGTGCACCATGCACCTTCTCCGGATGGTTGGGTGGAAATCAAGGTGTTACCTGGTTTGAAACTTATACAAGATGGAAATGAATTAATCCACCTCCAGTTCAG AATGACTCACCCTGGCCAAGGACTACCTGCTGCTCTAATTGATGACATGTCTGGAGAAAGAAATAGATGGACAACACAAGAAGGAATCGCGTTAAATGTTTCCCAGAAACTTCTCAATGTAATGAATGGACGTGTCCGTTATGTCAGAGAGGAAGACAAATGTTATTTCCTAATCGACGTGGAACTCCAAACATCGAAACCTACACAACATGGTCCGAAATTGGAAGTAACTCAAGAAATGAAAATCTAG
- the LOC125846775 gene encoding phytochrome E isoform X2 yields the protein MESQSSKNRRGGRTSMNQNNQNNNKDSGFSTSSAASNMKNNASKAALAQYNADAKLMAEFEQSSVSGKSFDYSKSVPYPPQETNEEEITSYLSRIQRGGLVQPFGCMVAIEEPTFKIIGYSENCFDMLGFKPTKMKLGLIGVDARTLFTPSSGDSLAKVMASREISLLNPIWVHSRTTHKPFYAILHRIDVGIVIDLEPANSSDPALLLAGAVQSQKLAVRSISRLQSLPGGDIGVLCDTAVEDVQKLTGYDRVMVYKFHDDNHGEIVSEIRRSDLEPYLGLHYPATDIPQAARFLFKQNRVRMICDCNAQPVKVVQSEELKQPICLVNSTLRSPHECHSKYMANMGSISSLVMAVLINSGDSMKLWGLIVCHHTSPRYVPFPLRYACEFFTQAFGLQLNMELQLASQLAEKKTLQMQTLLCDMLLRDVPFGVVTQSPSIMDLVKCDGAALYSGGKCWLLGVTPTEAQVKDIAQWLLVAHKDSTGLSTDCLADAGYPGAALLGDAVCGMATARITSKDFLFWFRSHTAKEVKWGGAKHHPDDKDDGGKMHPRSSFNAFLEVVKSRSLPWEIPEINAIHSLQIIMRESIQENENSSLKTLTTSQQNDADGPSMDELSSVAMEMVRLIETATAPIFGVDPSGLINGWNEKIADLTGLHASEAVGMSLINDITHEDSRGTVEKVLHRALLGEEEKNVEIKLRRFGKDPPGLVIYLVTNTCTSRDHKNGVVGVCFVAQDVTPEKSVMDKFIQLRGDYEAIVQSLSPLIPPIFASDENACCSEWNAAMERLTGWTKYEVMGRTLPGEVFGGLCRLTGQDALTKFMILFYQAISGHETKKLPFGFFNRTGEFVEVFLTANKRTDEHGNICGCFCFLQPTTVDPEASDERQDYKDSLSKFKEYAYVLQQMKNPLNGIQFTHKLLEATGVSDNQKQLLETSEACEKQILSVIDNMDFGGIEDGKVELNMEEFVLGNVVDAIVSQVMIFLKEKNLQLLHDIPDQIKTLPLYGDQIKLQRVLSDFLLSVVHHAPSPDGWVEIKVLPGLKLIQDGNELIHLQFRMTHPGQGLPAALIDDMSGERNRWTTQEGIALNVSQKLLNVMNGRVRYVREEDKCYFLIDVELQTSKPTQHGPKLEVTQEMKI from the exons ATGGAGTCACAGAGTAGTAAAAacagaagaggaggaagaacaTCCATGAACCAGAATAAccaaaacaacaacaaagatTCCGGCTTTTCTACTTCTTCTGCTGCCAGTAACATGAAGAATAACGCCAGTAAGGCTGCCCTGGCTCAGTATAATGCTGATGCAAAGTTAATGGCTGAGTTTGAGCAGTCTAGTGTCTCTGGTAAGTCTTTTGATTATTCAAAATCAGTTCCTTATCCACCACAGGAAActaatgaagaagaaatcacTTCTTATCTTTCAAGAATTCAGAGGGGTGGGCTTGTTCAACCATTTGGTTGTATGGTTGCTATTGAGGAACCCACTTTCAAGATTATAGGTTACAGTGAGAATTGCTTTGATATGTTGGGGTTTAAGCCTACAAAGATGAAATTAGGTCTGATTGGTGTTGATGCTAGAACCCTTTTTACCCCTTCTTCAGGGGATTCATTGGCTAAAGTTATGGCTTCTAGGGAAATTTCTTTGTTGAACCCTATATGGGTTCATTCTAGGACTACCCATAAGCCCTTTTATGCTATACTTCACAGGATTGATGTGGGCATTGTGATTGATTTGGAACCTGCTAATTCTAGTGATCCTGCATTGCTGCTTGCTGGGGCAGTGCAGTCACAAAAACTGGCGGTACGGTCAATATCTAGGTTGCAGTCACTCCCTGGTGGAGATATAGGGGTTCTATGTGATACAGCTGTGGAAGATGTGCAGAAGCTGACTGGATATGATAGGGTAATGGTCTATAAGTTCCATGATGATAATCATGGTGAAATTGTGTCTGAGATTAGGAGATCAGACTTGGAACCTTATTTGGGTTTGCATTATCCTGCAACAGATATCCCACAAGCTGCTCGCTTCTTGTTTAAACAGAACAGAGTTAGGATGATATGTGATTGTAATGCGCAGCCTGTTAAGGTTGTTCAGAGTGAAGAACTAAAGCAGCCTATCTGCTTGGTTAATTCGACTCTTAGATCACCTCATGAATGCCATAGCAAGTATATGGCCAACATGGGATCTATATCGTCATTGGTGATGGCAGTTCTTATCAATAGCGGTGATTCAATGAAGCTTTGGGGTTTGATTGTCTGTCATCACACTTCTCCTCGGTATGTGCCTTTCCCACTTCGATATGCATGCGAATTCTTCACACAGGCATTTGGCTTGCAGCTTAATATGGAGCTTCAATTGGCATCACAGTTGGCAGAGAAGAAAACTCTCCAAATGCAGACCTTACTATGTGACATGCTTCTTCGAGATGTTCCATTTGGCGTTGTAACACAATCCCCTAGTATTATGGACCTTGTGAAGTGTGATGGAGCTGCACTTTATTCTGGTGGAAAATGTTGGTTGCTTGGGGTGACACCAACTGAAGCACAAGTTAAAGATATTGCACAGTGGTTACTAGTTGCTCATAAGGACTCTACAGGTTTAAGTACTGACTGTCTTGCAGATGCTGGTTATCCTGGTGCGGCTTTACTGGGAGATGCTGTTTGTGGCATGGCTACTGCGAGAATTACTTCCAAGGATTTTCTATTCTGGTTCAGGTCTCACACAGCTAAGGAAGTCAAGTGGGGAGGTGCTAAGCATCATCCAGATGATAAAGATGATGGAGGAAAAATGCACCCACGATCTTCATTTAATGCCTTTCTTGAAGTGGTTAAAAGCAGAAGTTTGCCATGGGAGATTCCGGAGATTAATGCCATTCATTCTCTACAAATCATAATGAGAGAATCAATCCAAGAGAATGAAAACAGCTCTCTAAAAACTTTGACTACTTCTCAACAGAATGATGCTGATGGGCCAAGCATGGATGAGCTTAGTTCTGTGGCAATGGAAATGGTTAGATTGATTGAGACAGCCACTGCTCCAATTTTTGGAGTTGATCCATCTGGCTTAATAAATGGATGGAATGAGAAGATTGCTGACTTAACAGGGTTGCATGCTAGTGAAGCTGTTGGAATGTCTCTCATTAATGATATTACTCATGAAGATTCACGTGGAACTGTTGAAAAAGTTCTACATAGAGCTCTGTTAG GTGAGGAGGAAAAAAATGTGGAAATAAAATTGCGAAGGTTTGGGAAAGATCCACCAGGATTAGTTATATACCTTGTGACCAATACTTGCACAAGCCGGGACCACAAAAATGGTGTTGTTGGTGTGTGCTTTGTGGCTCAAGATGTCACTCCTGAGAAATCTGTCATGGATAAATTCATTCAGTTGCGAGGAGATTATGAGGCTATTGTACAAAGTCTTAGTCCATTGATTCCACCAATATTTGCTTCTGATGAAAATGCTTGTTGTTCGGAGTGGAATGCAGCAATGGAAAGATTGACTGGTTGGACAAAATATGAGGTCATGGGGAGGACTCTTCCCGGTGAAGTTTTTGGTGGTCTTTGTCGTCTTACGGGACAAGATGCCCTTACAAAATTTATGATTCTTTTCTACCAAGCAATTAGTGGTCATGAAACCAAAAAGCTTCCATTTGGCTTTTTTAATAGGACAGGAGAGTTTGTGGAAGTGTTCCTAACAGCAAACAAGAGAACTGATGAGCATGGGAATATATGTGGGTGTTTCTGCTTCCTGCAGCCTACGACGGTTGACCCAGAGGCGTCAGATGAGAGACAAGACTATAAAGATTCCCTTTCGAAATTTAAAGAATATGCTTACGTACTACAGCAGATGAAAAATCCACTGAATGGAATCCAGTTTACCCATAAACTCCTTGAAGCAACCGGTGTTTCAGATAATCAGAAACAGCTTCTGGAGACAAGTGAAGCATGTGAGAAACAGATACTGTCTGTTATTGACaatatggattttggaggtaTAGAGGACGG CAAAGTGGAGCTAAACATGGAGGAATTTGTTCTAGGAAATGTTGTGGATGCTATTGTGAGTCAAGTAAtgattttcttgaaagaaaagaaCTTACAGCTGCTGCATGATATCCCTGACCAGATCAAAACTCTTCCTCTATATGGTGATCAAATTAAGCTTCAGCGTGTTCTGTCAGATTTCTTGCTTAGTGTAGTGCACCATGCACCTTCTCCGGATGGTTGGGTGGAAATCAAGGTGTTACCTGGTTTGAAACTTATACAAGATGGAAATGAATTAATCCACCTCCAGTTCAG AATGACTCACCCTGGCCAAGGACTACCTGCTGCTCTAATTGATGACATGTCTGGAGAAAGAAATAGATGGACAACACAAGAAGGAATCGCGTTAAATGTTTCCCAGAAACTTCTCAATGTAATGAATGGACGTGTCCGTTATGTCAGAGAGGAAGACAAATGTTATTTCCTAATCGACGTGGAACTCCAAACATCGAAACCTACACAACATGGTCCGAAATTGGAAGTAACTCAAGAAATGAAAATCTAG